The sequence CTCCGCGGTGGACGCGCCCTTCTCCGCGCGCAGGAGCCGCGCCACCAGGAGCTCGCGGTCGGTGGCGGCCGGGACGTCGACCTGGCCGCCCTCGCCGGGCAGCGGCACGTAGCCCGACGGCGTCCGGACGAGCCCGGCGACGCCGAGGCCCGTGCCGGGCCCGACCACCGCGAGGGGCGCGCCGGGGTCCGGGCGCCCTCGCCCGATGGAGACGAGGTCGTCGTCACCGAGGCGGGGCAGGGCCAGGGCGAGCGCCTCGAAGTCGTTGATGACGTCCAGATGCGCCAGGCCGAGATGGGCGCGCACGACCTCCGGGTCGCCCTTGGGCCAGCCCGCGTTGGTCAAATGGAACGTGCCATTCGTGACGGGGCCCGCCACGGCCAGGCACGCCGCCACCGGGCGCACGCCGACCGTGTCGAGATAGGCGGCCGCGGCCTCCGCGAGGCCCGGATGGTCGCGGGTCGGCAGCGCCCTGACCTCGGAGAGGACACCGTCCGGGCCCTCGACCAGCGCGAACCGGGCGTTGGTCCCGCCCACGTCCGCGACCAGCCACGTTCCGCTCGGTGCCTGCTGTGGGGGCGCTCCGCTCACGAAAAGACCCCCGCGCCCCGTTCCGCCGGGCCCACGGCATGCCGGAACGCCTGGAACAGCTCCCGCCCCGTGCCGTAGGTCTGGTCGGGCGGCCCCGCGGCGGGCTCGCGGGCTGCGAACTCCTCGGCGGAGACGAGGACCTCCAGCACCCCGGCGTCCGCGTCGAGCCGGACGACGTCGCCGTCGCGGACGCGGGCGAGCGGCCCGCCCGCCGCGGCCTCCGGCGACACGTGGATCGCGGCCGGCACCGCACCGGAGGCGCCCGACATGCGGCCGTCGGTCACCAGCGCGACGCGGTGCCCCCGGTCCTGGAGCACCGACAGCGGCGGGGTGAGCCGGTGCAGCTCCGGCATGCCGTTCGCGCGCGGCCCCTGGTTGCGGACGACCGCCACCACGTCCCGGTCCAGCTCCCCGGCGGCGAACGCCTCCTGGAGCGCCTCCTGCGAGTCGAACACGCGGGCGGGGGCCTCGATGATCCGGTGCTCCGGCCTGACCGCCGACACCTTGACGACCGCCCGTCCGAGGTTGCCGCGCACGGTGTGCAGACCGCCGTGCGTGTCGAACGGCTCGGCGGCCGGGCGCAGGACCTCGGTGTCGCCGGACTGACCGGGCGCCACCCGCCACTCGACCTTGCCGCCGACGACCTCCGGGACCTTCCGGTAGGCCGCGAGGGTGTCGCCGCCGACCGTCCGCGCGTCCTCGTGCAGGAGCCCCGCGTCGATCAGCTCGCCGATGAGGAACGCGGTGCCGCCCGCCGCGTGGAAGTGGTTCACATCGGCGGTCCCGTTCGGGTAGAGACGGGTGAGCAGCGGCGTGACCTTGGACAGCTCGTCGAAGTCGTCCCAGGTCAGCTCGATGCCCGCCGCGGCCGCCATGGCCACCAGGTGCAGCGTGTGGTTGGTCGAGCCGCCCGTCGCGAGCAGCGCGACGACACCGTTGACGAACGCGCGCTCGTCGAGCAGCTCCCCGATCGGGGTGTAGCCGTCGCCCAGGTCCGTGATCTTGAGGATGCGCCTGCCCGCCGCCTCGGTGAGGCCGTCGCGCAGTTTGGTGCCCGGCGGGACGAAGCTCGCACCCGGCAGGTGCAGCCCCATGACCTCCATGAGCAGCTGGTTGGAGTTGGCCGTCCCGTAGAAGGTGCAGGTGCCGGGCGAGTGGTAGGACGCGGCCTCGGCGGCGAGCAGCTGCTCGCGCCCGATCTCGCCCGCCGCGAACCGCTTGCGGACCTTGGCCTTCTCGCCGTTCGGCAGCCCCGACGCCATCGGCCCGGCGGGGACCAGGATCGCGGGCAGGTGCCCGAACGACAGCGCCCCGATCACCAGCCCCGGCACGATCTTGTCGCACACGCCGAGCAGCAGAGCGCCGTCGAACATGTCGTGCGACAGCGCCACGGCCGTCGCCATCGCCACCACGTCCCGGCTGAACAGGGACAGCTCCATGCCGGCCCGGCCCTGGGTGATGCCGTCGCACATGGCGGGGACGCCCCCGGCGAACTGCGCCGTGCCGCCTCCCGCGCGGATCGCGGACTTCAGGATCTCGGGGTAGTCCTGGAGCGGCTGGTGCGCGGACAGCATGTCGTTGTACGCCGACACGATCGCGATGTTCGGCGTGACGTCGCCGCGCAGCCACAGCTTGTCCTGGACGCCGCAGGCCGCGAAGCCGTGCGCGAGGTTCGCGCACCCCATCCCGCCGCGGACCGGGCCCTGTGACCGGGCCTCACGGATCCGGTCCAGGTACGCGCCGCGGGATCCGGCGCTCCGCTCGACGACGCGCCGGGTCACTGCCGCCAGCACGGGATGCACAGCCATCAGATGCTCCAAGACCAGGGGGTTCGCAGGATCACCAAACTAGCGAGACATCGGTCATCTGTTCAACCGTACTTATGAACTTTGGATGACAAAAGTAAGGATGTTCTTCGAACTGGACGCACCAAAGCCCCGAGTGCTTGACTGGCCGGATGCCCCGCCCCGTCACCCGTCCGGCCACCGGCGGCGACATGCTGCGCCTCATCCGCGAGGGCGGCGTGGCCACCCGTGCCGAGCTGGGCCGCATCACCGGGCTGTCCCGGCCCGCCGTCGCCTCCCGCATCGCGGCCCTGATCTCGCGCGGCCTGGTGGTCGAGCGCGCCGACGGGCCCTCCACGGGCGGGCGTCCCCCGGCCCGGCTGGAGTTCAACGCGGCGGGCGGCGCCGTCCTGCTCGCCAACCTCGGCCAGTCCCGCGGCCAGCTCGCCGTCTGCGACCTCGCCGGCACGACCCTGGCCCGCGCCGACGGGCCCCCGGCGGAAGTCAGCCCGGACACGACTCTCCCGCGCCTGTTCGAGCGGTGGGAGTCCCTCCTCGCCGCGTCCGGCACCGACCCGTCGAGCGTCCGCGGCGTCGGCCTCGGCGTCCCCGACGCCGTCGAGCACGTGGCCGGGAGCTGGGACGCCATGGAGATCGGCGCCCCCATCTCCGAGCGCTTCGGCGTCCCGGCCTACCTCGACAACGAGGTCAACGCCGCCGCCCTCGGCGAGCACCAGGCCCACCCCGGCGTCGGAGACCTCCTGTTCGTCAAGGTCTCGACCGGGATCGGCGCCGGCATCATCGCGGGCGGCCGCATCCAGCGCGGCGCCCTCGGCGCGGCCGGGGAGATCGGCCACATCCCCGTGCCCGTCCCCGGCGAGGCCCCCTGCCGCTGCGGCAACGTGAACTGCGTCGAGGCCGTGGCCGGCGGCACCGCCCTGCTGGCCCGCTCCCCCGCCGAAGACCTGCCCGCCCTGGCGGCGCTCGCCCGCTCCGGCGACCCCGCGACCGTCGCCCTGCTCCGCGACGCCGGCCGCCGCATCGGCGAGGTCGTCGCCACCGCCGTCAACCTCCTCAACCCCGCGGTCGTCGTCCTGGGCGGCGACCTGGCGGGCGCGAACCAGCCCCTGATCGCGGGCGTGCGCGAGATCGTCTACCAGCGCGCCACGGCGCTGGCGACCCGCGACCTGCGCATCGAACCGAGCCGCCTGGGCGAGAGCGCGGGCCTGACCGGCTGCGCCGCCATGGTCCTGGACCGCATCCTGTCCCCCGACGCCGTCGACGCCGCGGCCCGCGCCTGAGAAGCGAAGGCCGCGCGGGAAGCGCGCCCGCGCTTTCGTGCGCGACGCGGCTTTAGCACACCCGGGCGGCGGGTCGCCACCGGGCGACGTGGCAGCCATCGGTCATGACGCGCACGAAACCGCGCCGCAACTCAATGGGCAAATCGATCATCGATTCCGGTGACGATAAACTCGACATATCCCCCCATTATGCAATGGCCATCGATGATCGAAGTCACTCTCTGCATACGCTCCGGAACTCCCATCCCCCGCCAGGTAAGACTTTTATACCGCCCCGAAGAGGTCGGACGAATGAGACTGACTGGCGTTTCCGGAGGATTCGTGGTTACCGTGTCCTTGCTCAACGAAAGCAACATCCGATCGTTCTTTGACTTTTGACCCCAAAAGACAAAACGATCAATAACCTAGGGCCGGGCGACCCGGGTGGTCGAGCGGAAAAGGAGAGGGCGAGCGGGGATGGCGGACTTCCATTTCAGTGTCCTGTCCGGGGCGGTGGCCGCGGACAGCGGGGACACCCGTCTGCTCGACGTCCTCGACCGGGCGCTCGACGCGGCGGACGGCCCGCTTCACTGGAAGGCGCTGCGCAGCGGGATGTGGACCCACGTCCGCCTGGAGAACGGCGAGTGTCCCCAGCAGGGCTGGAAGCTGCACGTCTCCGCGACGCCGGCCTCGGCCCAGGACGTGCTGGCCCGCTCGCTGCCCGTGCTGCTGGCGGGCCGTTCCATGTTCAAGTTCGCCGCCACCCGCGACCACGTCGCGGCCATGAACGCGCGCAACACCTCGCGCGGCCATTCCGGGAAGTTCATCACCGTCTACCCGGTCGACGACGACGAGGCCGTCCGCCTCGCGGCCGAACTGCACGTGGCGACCGCCGGCCTCCCCGGGCCGCGCATTCTGTCCGACCGCCCCTACGGGCCGGGCAGCCTCGTTCATTACCGCTATGGAGCGTTCGTCGAGGTGCGCCGGATCACCAACGACGGATTCTACGCGTGGGTAATTCTCGACCCTGACGGCAAACCCGTGGAAGACCGCCGCGGCGCAAAGTACACCCCGCCCTCATGGGCCGTCTGCCCTTTCCCCCAAGACGTCCCGCCTGCGGAAGGCCAGAACGGCACGGAGGGGGCCGACGGGTCCGGAGGCGCCCAAAAGAGCTTCGGCCAGAATGGTGCCGAGAACCGAAAAGGGATCCGGATCGGGTCGCGGTTCGCCGTGCACGAGGCGATCCGCCACACCAACAAGGGCGGCGTGTACCGGGCGACGGACACCGAGACCGGCGAGGCGATCGTCATCAAGGAGGGCCGCCCGCACGTGGACGTCGACGCGAAGGGGCGGGACACCCGCGACCGGCTGCGGACCGAGGCCCGCGTGCTGGAGGCGGTCGAGACCCTGGGCATCGCCCCGCGCCCGGTGGCGCTCTTCGCCCAGGCCGGCCACCTCTTCCTGGCACAGGAGATGATCCCGGGCACCTCGCTGCGGCAGTGGATCGCGGACGTGGTCGGCGACGCGGGGTGGGGCCCGCACGTGACCCCCGTCCTGGAGATGGGCGGGCGCCTGGCCGACCTGCTGGCGAAGGCGCACGACGCCGGGCTCATCGTGCGCGACTTCAACCCGAGCAACATCATGGTGCGCCCGGACGGCACCCCGGTGATGATCGACCTGGAACTGGCCCTCACCCCCGACGACACCGAGGCGGAGGGGATGCGGGTGGGCACCCCCGGCTACAGCGCGCCGGAGCAGATGGCCGGCGCCGCGCCGGACCGGACGGCGGACCATTTCGCCCTCGGCGCGACCCTCTGCCACGTCCTCACCGGCGGGCCCCCCTACTTCCTGGACGAGAGCCCCGCGGCCAGGCCCCTGAGCGAGCGCCTGGCGGAATGGCTGGCCGCCCGCACCCTGGACCTCGACCTGCCCGGCTCGCTGGCCTCGCTGCTGCTCGGCCTGATGGCCGACGAGCCCGGCCATCGCTGGACGCCGCACCGGGCGCGGGAGGCGCTGGCACGGATGGGCCCGGACCGGGCGGCCGAGAGCCGCGGAGCGCGGGACGTTCCAGCGGAGAGCCACGAGAACCCTCCGCAGTCCGGTCCCGCCCCCTCGCTGGAGAGGCAGTGCCGGCTGTCCATCACCGGGATCGTCGACCAGCTGATCACCACCATGAACCCGGAGTCGGCCGAGACGCTCTGGCCCGCCTCGTGCGTCTACGGCGCTCCCGACCCCTGCAGCCTCCAGCACGGCGCCGCGGGGACCCTGGGCGCCCTGACCCGATGGTTCGAGGTCGGCGCCGACCCGCGCCTCGCCGAGACGATCGCCGACGCGGGCCACTGGATCCTGCGGCGGCTGGAAAAGGACGGCGACCGTCCTCCCGGGCTGTACTTCGGCACGGCGGGCGCCGCGTGGGCGGTGCTGGACGCCGGCCTGGCCCTGGACGACGGCGGCCTGGTCGAGGGCGCGCTCGCCGTCGCCGACCGCCTTCCGGAGTCGGTCCCCAGCCCGGACGTGACGCACGGGACGGCGGGCCTCGGGCTCACGGCCCTGCACCTGTGGTCCCGCACCGGTCAGGCGCGGTTCGCCGAGCGCGCCCTCGCCGCCGCCGACGCCCTCGCCGAGACCGTCGAGGAACGGGAGGGCGGGCTCGACTGGAGCACGCCCGCCGAGATCGAGTCCAAGCTCGCCGGCGCGCGCTACTACGGGTTCGCGCACGGCGTCTCGGGCGTCGGCTGCTTCCTGCTCGCCTGCGCCGAGTCGGTCGGCGGCGACGCCCACCGGACGCTCGCCGCCGGCGTCGGGGAGACGCTGCTCGACACCATGATCGACACTGGGCGGTCGGCGATGTGGGCGGCGAGCTCGGGAGACATCGCCACCGCGCCGTTCTGGTGCCACGGCTCGGCCGGCATCGGCGGCTTCCTCGGCCGCCTCGGCCAGGCCACCGGCGACGGGCGCTTCCAGCGCGCCGCCGAGATGTCCGTCCGCGCCGTCATGGACAACCGCTGGCGCGCGATCCTGGGCCAGTGCCACGGCCTGGCCGGCAACGGCGACTTCCTGCTCGACATGGCCGCGCTCACCGGCACCGAGCGGCACCGTGACGACGCGTGGCGGCTGGCCCAGATCATCCTGGCCAACCGGGCGCACCGCGGCGGGCGGGTGGTGTTCCCCGACGAGCAGGGCGGTGTCTCGCCCTCCTGGGGCGACGGCCTGGGTGGCGTCCTCGGTTTCCTGGTGCGCCTCCAGCACGGGACGTCGCGGCTGTGGATGGCCGACGAGGCCGCCGAGTTCGCGGCGAGTGGCGCCGCCGCCGCCGAACCGTCGATCGCCGGGCGGGCGTCATGACAGAGCCCCTGCCGGATCTTCCGCCCATGCCGAGCCGCTTCGGCTTCGCCTTCTCCGCCGACGGCCGCTGGGCCACCTGCCTGCGGTCCGCGCAGGACAGCGTCGTCCTGGAGCGCTGGGACCTGACCTGGCCGCGCCCGACCCTGCGGACGCTCGACGACGCAGGCCTCCCGGACGGGGACGAGACGGGTGACCGGATCGTCGACCGCCGCAGCGGGGCGCTGCCGCTGAACGACGGCCGCGTCCTGGTCGTGCGGCCCGCGGTCGACGACCGCGGGGAGCCCGCGGGCCACGGGACCCTCGTCGCCGCCGAGGCGACCCCCACCGGGCTGAGGATCACCCGGTCGTGGGCGGTGCCGCGGATGCTCGCCGGGTTCCTGCTGGCCGCTCCGGGACAGGCGCAGACCGCGGTCCTCGTGGTCGTCGAGAACGAACGGCACTCGCGGATCTGGCGGGTCACGCCCCCGTCCCCCGTCCTGGAGCCGGTGCTGCGGATCCCCGGCGTGCTGTCGGGGGGCGTCTGGGCCGACGAGGGCCGCACCCTCGCCCTCGACCATGACGGCGCCGGGCACCGGACCGAGGGAATCCTGGTCGACCTGCGCGAACGCGCTTGGCGGCCCTTCTGGTCGGTCTCCGACACCACCAGCGACCGGATCGCGGCCTACAGCCCGCGCTCGGGCGCCCTCGCGGTGACCACCACCACGCCGGGCGCGCAGCAGAGGGGCGCGCCGCAGATCGGGCTTCGCCTCCCCGGCGGCGGTACCGTCCGGTTCCCCGAGATCCTCAACCGCTCGGCCGCGTACCGGACCCCGCTGACCTTCGACGCCGCGGGCGAGCACCTGCTCGTCCGGGAGATCGCCGGCGCCACCGCCCGCCTGGCCGTGTACGCCACCGAGAACGACCGGATCACGCCGGTCCCCGGCCCGGCGGGCATGCTCTGGGCGCCCGCCCACTGGGCCGGCGACGGACGGATCCACGTCCGATTCTCGGCCCCGCACCAGCCGCCGACCCTCGCCACGGTACGGCGCCCCGCGCGCACCGGCTGGGACATGGCCGCGCATCCCTGCGACGGCGCGGCGAACTGGCGGCACGCCGAACTCGTCGAACTCTCCGGCCCGGCGGGACCCATCGAGGCGATCGTCTACGGCGGCCCCGGCTGGCGCGGCCGGCCCCGGCTGGTGCTGGCCCTGCACGGCGGCCCGCTGGCGGCGTGGCACTACGAGTTCGAGCCGCTCTTCCAGTACCTGGCCGCCGCGGGCGTCTCCGTCGTGGCCCCCAACTACCGGGGCAGCACCGGTTACGGCGACGAGCACCTGCGGCCCGTCCTCGGCGACTGGGGCGGCCCCGACCTGGACGACGTCGTCCACCTCGGGAACGCGATCGCCCACGGCCGCGACACCGCGCTGCCGCGCCCCGTCGTGCTCGGCGCCAGCTACGGCGGGTTCCTGGCGCTGCTCGCGGCCTGCCGCACCCCCGACCTGTGGTCGGGATGCGTCGCGCTCGCGCCCTTCACCTCGGCGTCCGGCCTCCACCGCACCGCCACCGGGATCGTCAGGGACCGCATCTCGCGGCTCGGCCTCTCTGACGTCCGCGACGAGCAGAGCGCCCGGCGCGACGTCCTGCGGGCGTGCGAGGCGCTGGCGGCGCCGCTGCTGGTGGCGCACGGCGTCCGGGACGACGTCATCCCGGTGGAGCAGTCCAGGGCGCTGCGCCGGCGCCTCCTCGAACTCGGCAGGACCGAAGGAGTCGACTTCGACTACCTGGAGACCGCCGACGACCACAACGGGGTCGTCCAGGCATGGTCCCCGGTCCTCCGCCAAGCGGTGGTCCGCTTCTGCCTCACGGCAGGACGGACCTTGGCCCTCGACAAGGAAAGGAGGTGAATTGCATGAACACGTTTGACGGTGACCTCGTGGCCGCTCTGCAGGAGCTGCCCGAGACCGACCCCGTGGAGATCGACGGCATCCAGCTCGGCGGTACCTGCAACTGCGTCGGTCTGCTCACGCTGCTGAACACCGTGTGCATCGGCATCTCCTGCGCCTGATGCCGCGCAACCCATGCGGAACCCGGGACCCCTGAAGAGAACCCCGGCCCGCAGAACCCCGGTCACGGACCGGCCACGAGCCGGTCCGTGACCGGACCCACTTGCGAGTGTAGAAGACTTCCCCCGACCGTGAACGGAGTCGTGGCGCGTGGCGCTCACCGGCACATCGGGCGACTCCGCGGCGCTGCGCGCCGGCGGCAGGCGGCTGCTGCGCGGCGCCATGGCCCGCTTCCGGCCGGCCATGGCGGTGCTCGTCCTGCTCACGGCCGTCCGCGTCGCCGCGACGCTGGCGACGCCGATCATGCTGGCCCGGGCGGTCGACGCGGCCCGCGCCCAGCAGGACGCCGGCGCCTCCGCCGCGTGGCTCGCGCTCGTCCTGGCCGCGGCGGCCGTCGCCACCACGGGCGAGGACGTGCTCGGCTCCTACTGCGGCAGCGACATCACCGCCTGGCTCCGGCACCGCCTGCTCGGGCACGTGCTGGCCCTCGGGCCCGAGGGGCGCCGCCGCTTCCCCGCGGGGGACGTGCTGTCCCGGCTCACCGAGTCCGCGTCGGGCCCGGCGGCGTTCCCCGTCCTGCTGCTGTCGGCCGCCGCCACGCTGGCCACCACCGTGGGCGCGCTGGCCGGACTGGCCCTGATCGACTGGTGGCTCGCCGCCGCGTTCGCGGCCGGGCTGCCGCCGCTGCTGGTCGCGCTGCGCGTGTTCGTCGTCCGGGCCACCGAGCCGTTCGCCCGGTACCAGGCCTGCCAGGCGGCGATCGCGACGCGGCTGCTCGACGCGCGGCAGGGGATCCGGACGATCCGGGCGAGCGGCACCGCCGCCGCCGAGGTGCGGCGCATCCTCGCGCCGCTTCCGGGCCTCGGCCGGGCCGGCCGGGAGACATGGGCCGTGCAGGGCAAGGTCAGCCGGCGGCTCGCGCTGCTGGCCCCCCTCACCCAGGTCCTGGTCGTCGGCGTCGCGGGCGCCCGCCTGGCCGCCGGAGAGATCACCACCGGTCAGCTCGTGGGCGCCCTGTCCTACGCCGCCATGGCCGTCGCGTCGGCGTCGGTGTTCGACACCGTCGTCGCGCTGCTCAACTGCCAGGTCGGCGCCGGGCGGATCAACGAGATCCTGACGGCCGTCCCGGCGGTGAGCCCCCCCGCGCGTCCGGTGCGGCTGCCGGACGGGCCCGGCGAGCTGCGGCTGCGCGGCGTCACCGTCCGGCTCGGCGGCCGCGCCGTCCTCGACGGCCTCGACCTCGACGTTCCGCCCGGGACGACCGTCGCGGTCGTCGGCACCTCCGGGACGGGCAAGAGCGTGCTCATGTCGACCATCGGGCGGCTCCTCGACCCGGACGAGGGAGTGGTCGAACTCGACGGCGTCCCCGTCACCGCCGTCCCTCTCGCGGAGCTGCGGCGCGCCGTCGCCTACGCCTTCGAACGTCCCGCGCTGCTCGGCGCGACCGTCCGCGAGACGATCGCCTACGCCCGCCCCGGCGCGACCCGCGCCGAGGTGCACCGCGCCGCCCGCGACGCCGTCGCCGACGCCTTCATCCGGGCCCTTCCCGGCGGTTACGACACCCCTCTCGACCGCGCCCCGCTGTCCGGCGGCGAGTTGCAGCGGCTCGGACTGGCCCGCGCCGCGCTCGCCGACGCCCGGATCGTCCTCCTCGACGACGCCACCAGCAGCCTCGACACCGCCACGGAGATGAAGGTGACCCAGGCGCTCCGGCAGATCCTGGCCGGGCGGACCAGCCTGGTGGTGGCGCGCCGTCCGGCGACGGCCGCCCGCGCCGACCTCGTCGCCTGGCTGGACGCCGGACGCGTGCGGGCGCTCGCCCCCCACGCGGAGCTGTGGGCCGACCCGGCCTACCGCGCCGTCTTCTCCACCCGGGCGGCCTCATGACGGCCCCGCCCGCCGCGCGCCTGCTGCACCGCCACCTGCGTGGGCAGTGGCCCGCGATGCGCCGCCTCTTCGCCTGGTCGGTCGTGGAGTCCCTGCCGATGTTCGCGTCCGGGCTGGTCCTGGCCCGTGCCGTCGACCACGGGTTCCTCGCCGGCCGCACCCTGACCGGCCTCGGCTGGCTGGCCGTCCTCGCGGCCCTGTACGCCATCGGCGCGGTCGCGACCGGACGGGTCTACCCGTGGCTCGCCGCGACCGTCGAACCGCTACGCGACTCGCTGGTCACCGAGGTCGTCGCCGCCGCCCTCCGCCGGATGGCCGGCCGGACCCCGGACGCCGCCGGCGCGGGCGTCTCCCAGGTCACCGAGCAGGCCGAGGCCG is a genomic window of Actinomadura citrea containing:
- the glk gene encoding glucokinase, whose amino-acid sequence is MSGAPPQQAPSGTWLVADVGGTNARFALVEGPDGVLSEVRALPTRDHPGLAEAAAAYLDTVGVRPVAACLAVAGPVTNGTFHLTNAGWPKGDPEVVRAHLGLAHLDVINDFEALALALPRLGDDDLVSIGRGRPDPGAPLAVVGPGTGLGVAGLVRTPSGYVPLPGEGGQVDVPAATDRELLVARLLRAEKGASTAEYLLSGAGLARIRRYLAAIDGRPALNLTPRQISEDRDDPLCREAVEMFCALLGSLAGNVALTLGARGGVYLGGGILPRIADVLQGSAFRARFEGKPPVEDYMRAIPTALIVHPGPALVGAAARLAQSLPDLEPA
- the edd gene encoding phosphogluconate dehydratase, whose amino-acid sequence is MAVHPVLAAVTRRVVERSAGSRGAYLDRIREARSQGPVRGGMGCANLAHGFAACGVQDKLWLRGDVTPNIAIVSAYNDMLSAHQPLQDYPEILKSAIRAGGGTAQFAGGVPAMCDGITQGRAGMELSLFSRDVVAMATAVALSHDMFDGALLLGVCDKIVPGLVIGALSFGHLPAILVPAGPMASGLPNGEKAKVRKRFAAGEIGREQLLAAEAASYHSPGTCTFYGTANSNQLLMEVMGLHLPGASFVPPGTKLRDGLTEAAGRRILKITDLGDGYTPIGELLDERAFVNGVVALLATGGSTNHTLHLVAMAAAAGIELTWDDFDELSKVTPLLTRLYPNGTADVNHFHAAGGTAFLIGELIDAGLLHEDARTVGGDTLAAYRKVPEVVGGKVEWRVAPGQSGDTEVLRPAAEPFDTHGGLHTVRGNLGRAVVKVSAVRPEHRIIEAPARVFDSQEALQEAFAAGELDRDVVAVVRNQGPRANGMPELHRLTPPLSVLQDRGHRVALVTDGRMSGASGAVPAAIHVSPEAAAGGPLARVRDGDVVRLDADAGVLEVLVSAEEFAAREPAAGPPDQTYGTGRELFQAFRHAVGPAERGAGVFS
- a CDS encoding ROK family transcriptional regulator; the protein is MPRPVTRPATGGDMLRLIREGGVATRAELGRITGLSRPAVASRIAALISRGLVVERADGPSTGGRPPARLEFNAAGGAVLLANLGQSRGQLAVCDLAGTTLARADGPPAEVSPDTTLPRLFERWESLLAASGTDPSSVRGVGLGVPDAVEHVAGSWDAMEIGAPISERFGVPAYLDNEVNAAALGEHQAHPGVGDLLFVKVSTGIGAGIIAGGRIQRGALGAAGEIGHIPVPVPGEAPCRCGNVNCVEAVAGGTALLARSPAEDLPALAALARSGDPATVALLRDAGRRIGEVVATAVNLLNPAVVVLGGDLAGANQPLIAGVREIVYQRATALATRDLRIEPSRLGESAGLTGCAAMVLDRILSPDAVDAAARA
- the lanL gene encoding class IV lanthionine synthetase LanL, translated to MADFHFSVLSGAVAADSGDTRLLDVLDRALDAADGPLHWKALRSGMWTHVRLENGECPQQGWKLHVSATPASAQDVLARSLPVLLAGRSMFKFAATRDHVAAMNARNTSRGHSGKFITVYPVDDDEAVRLAAELHVATAGLPGPRILSDRPYGPGSLVHYRYGAFVEVRRITNDGFYAWVILDPDGKPVEDRRGAKYTPPSWAVCPFPQDVPPAEGQNGTEGADGSGGAQKSFGQNGAENRKGIRIGSRFAVHEAIRHTNKGGVYRATDTETGEAIVIKEGRPHVDVDAKGRDTRDRLRTEARVLEAVETLGIAPRPVALFAQAGHLFLAQEMIPGTSLRQWIADVVGDAGWGPHVTPVLEMGGRLADLLAKAHDAGLIVRDFNPSNIMVRPDGTPVMIDLELALTPDDTEAEGMRVGTPGYSAPEQMAGAAPDRTADHFALGATLCHVLTGGPPYFLDESPAARPLSERLAEWLAARTLDLDLPGSLASLLLGLMADEPGHRWTPHRAREALARMGPDRAAESRGARDVPAESHENPPQSGPAPSLERQCRLSITGIVDQLITTMNPESAETLWPASCVYGAPDPCSLQHGAAGTLGALTRWFEVGADPRLAETIADAGHWILRRLEKDGDRPPGLYFGTAGAAWAVLDAGLALDDGGLVEGALAVADRLPESVPSPDVTHGTAGLGLTALHLWSRTGQARFAERALAAADALAETVEEREGGLDWSTPAEIESKLAGARYYGFAHGVSGVGCFLLACAESVGGDAHRTLAAGVGETLLDTMIDTGRSAMWAASSGDIATAPFWCHGSAGIGGFLGRLGQATGDGRFQRAAEMSVRAVMDNRWRAILGQCHGLAGNGDFLLDMAALTGTERHRDDAWRLAQIILANRAHRGGRVVFPDEQGGVSPSWGDGLGGVLGFLVRLQHGTSRLWMADEAAEFAASGAAAAEPSIAGRAS
- a CDS encoding alpha/beta hydrolase family protein, translating into MPSRFGFAFSADGRWATCLRSAQDSVVLERWDLTWPRPTLRTLDDAGLPDGDETGDRIVDRRSGALPLNDGRVLVVRPAVDDRGEPAGHGTLVAAEATPTGLRITRSWAVPRMLAGFLLAAPGQAQTAVLVVVENERHSRIWRVTPPSPVLEPVLRIPGVLSGGVWADEGRTLALDHDGAGHRTEGILVDLRERAWRPFWSVSDTTSDRIAAYSPRSGALAVTTTTPGAQQRGAPQIGLRLPGGGTVRFPEILNRSAAYRTPLTFDAAGEHLLVREIAGATARLAVYATENDRITPVPGPAGMLWAPAHWAGDGRIHVRFSAPHQPPTLATVRRPARTGWDMAAHPCDGAANWRHAELVELSGPAGPIEAIVYGGPGWRGRPRLVLALHGGPLAAWHYEFEPLFQYLAAAGVSVVAPNYRGSTGYGDEHLRPVLGDWGGPDLDDVVHLGNAIAHGRDTALPRPVVLGASYGGFLALLAACRTPDLWSGCVALAPFTSASGLHRTATGIVRDRISRLGLSDVRDEQSARRDVLRACEALAAPLLVAHGVRDDVIPVEQSRALRRRLLELGRTEGVDFDYLETADDHNGVVQAWSPVLRQAVVRFCLTAGRTLALDKERR
- a CDS encoding VenA family class IV lanthipeptide — its product is MNTFDGDLVAALQELPETDPVEIDGIQLGGTCNCVGLLTLLNTVCIGISCA
- a CDS encoding ABC transporter ATP-binding protein, which codes for MALTGTSGDSAALRAGGRRLLRGAMARFRPAMAVLVLLTAVRVAATLATPIMLARAVDAARAQQDAGASAAWLALVLAAAAVATTGEDVLGSYCGSDITAWLRHRLLGHVLALGPEGRRRFPAGDVLSRLTESASGPAAFPVLLLSAAATLATTVGALAGLALIDWWLAAAFAAGLPPLLVALRVFVVRATEPFARYQACQAAIATRLLDARQGIRTIRASGTAAAEVRRILAPLPGLGRAGRETWAVQGKVSRRLALLAPLTQVLVVGVAGARLAAGEITTGQLVGALSYAAMAVASASVFDTVVALLNCQVGAGRINEILTAVPAVSPPARPVRLPDGPGELRLRGVTVRLGGRAVLDGLDLDVPPGTTVAVVGTSGTGKSVLMSTIGRLLDPDEGVVELDGVPVTAVPLAELRRAVAYAFERPALLGATVRETIAYARPGATRAEVHRAARDAVADAFIRALPGGYDTPLDRAPLSGGELQRLGLARAALADARIVLLDDATSSLDTATEMKVTQALRQILAGRTSLVVARRPATAARADLVAWLDAGRVRALAPHAELWADPAYRAVFSTRAAS